The following are encoded together in the Anaerostipes caccae L1-92 genome:
- a CDS encoding zinc-dependent alcohol dehydrogenase: protein MSIEQMKFAYLKEKGCALTGVRKIPDMGPDDVLVKQLVCNICTTDYGQWLGLREHQGYPMAGGHEGSGIVEAVGSGVKDLKPGDHVAVAYNSCGKCEACRRGHEGQCTSADYKNLTEDGYRGNFGFADYNVRSARNLVKMNPELPPSEAAFLEPLATVCKGISKLRLEPQETVVVIGAGTMGLVNAQAAKAKNCRVIVTELMEKKLQAARDMGFEVIDVSKEDPVEKVKELTDQKGADAVIVAVGNTKANTQAAELVKELDGRILMFAAGYPAPEIELDSNVIHYRRMELIGTFGADMKDFFKAAELLNTGAVDVSKLVEPEKFLLDDIQKAYEHASVPGMYRVSVLLNEE, encoded by the coding sequence ATGAGTATAGAACAGATGAAGTTTGCGTATTTAAAAGAAAAAGGATGCGCCCTGACAGGAGTGAGGAAGATCCCGGATATGGGTCCTGATGATGTGCTCGTAAAACAGCTGGTCTGCAACATTTGTACCACAGACTACGGGCAATGGCTGGGACTCAGGGAACATCAGGGCTATCCAATGGCCGGGGGCCATGAAGGCTCCGGTATCGTCGAGGCGGTTGGAAGCGGTGTGAAGGATTTAAAACCGGGAGATCATGTGGCTGTCGCATATAACTCATGCGGGAAATGCGAGGCCTGCCGGAGGGGCCATGAGGGCCAGTGTACCAGCGCGGATTACAAAAACCTGACGGAAGACGGATACAGGGGAAATTTCGGATTTGCAGATTACAATGTGAGGAGCGCCAGAAATCTTGTGAAAATGAACCCGGAACTTCCTCCCTCAGAAGCAGCTTTTCTGGAACCACTGGCAACCGTGTGCAAAGGAATCTCCAAACTGCGGCTGGAACCTCAGGAGACGGTAGTTGTCATCGGAGCGGGGACTATGGGGCTCGTCAATGCGCAGGCTGCCAAGGCCAAAAATTGCAGGGTCATTGTGACGGAACTGATGGAAAAGAAGCTTCAGGCAGCCAGAGATATGGGATTTGAAGTCATCGATGTGAGCAAAGAAGACCCGGTGGAAAAGGTAAAAGAACTGACGGATCAAAAGGGAGCGGACGCTGTGATCGTGGCCGTGGGAAACACAAAGGCAAACACCCAGGCAGCAGAGCTTGTGAAGGAGCTGGACGGACGGATTCTCATGTTTGCCGCAGGCTATCCCGCTCCGGAGATCGAACTGGATTCCAATGTGATCCATTACCGCAGAATGGAATTGATCGGCACCTTTGGAGCGGACATGAAAGACTTTTTCAAGGCGGCCGAACTTTTAAATACCGGAGCTGTGGATGTATCCAAGCTAGTGGAACCGGAGAAGTTTCTTCTGGATGATATACAGAAGGCATATGAACATGCATCTGTTCCGGGAATGTACAGAGTCAGTGTTTTATTGAATGAAGAATAG
- a CDS encoding sugar-binding transcriptional regulator, which yields MRKIIDDERLIYQCCSLYYEEHMGQSQIAKHLGISKSSVSRMLQTGRELEIVEIKVRHLAQYMYEDLEEELKKKYHLKDVVVAESSPLDSKTERISKLNERAADYLNRLLKDGDYVGVSVGSSIRNLAKTSHEAFHRNCTFVPLVGGISQHTTGMEEVQSNQVAEALAEKYGGNYVSFFSPAVFSNENLMNEFLKEEAVRFIFDYFEKLDIVISGMNIASSMYETVKKLGYVSDDQLDRFKKNGAVCNLILRFLDQNGNTEPFDEYNRKIAGISAEAYKNVEHKLLITGGAGNAAAVKSCIRGNFANILIMDVDCAKALLVD from the coding sequence ATGAGAAAAATCATAGACGATGAAAGATTAATCTACCAGTGCTGCAGTCTTTACTACGAAGAACATATGGGACAAAGTCAGATTGCAAAACACCTGGGAATTTCAAAATCCTCTGTCTCAAGAATGCTTCAAACCGGACGCGAACTTGAAATAGTGGAAATAAAAGTACGCCATCTGGCACAATATATGTATGAGGATCTGGAAGAAGAATTAAAAAAGAAATATCACTTAAAAGATGTTGTCGTAGCAGAAAGCAGCCCTCTGGATTCCAAGACAGAGCGTATCTCAAAACTGAACGAACGGGCAGCTGACTATCTGAACCGTCTGTTAAAAGACGGCGATTATGTCGGAGTATCTGTGGGATCCAGTATTAGGAATCTGGCAAAAACGAGCCATGAAGCGTTTCATAGAAACTGCACCTTTGTTCCTCTGGTCGGAGGCATCAGCCAGCATACTACCGGGATGGAAGAGGTACAGTCCAATCAGGTGGCGGAAGCTTTGGCCGAAAAATATGGCGGAAACTATGTGTCTTTCTTTTCTCCCGCAGTCTTCTCTAATGAAAATCTGATGAACGAATTTTTAAAAGAGGAAGCGGTACGCTTTATCTTTGATTACTTTGAAAAATTAGATATTGTCATTTCCGGTATGAATATTGCCAGTTCCATGTATGAGACTGTGAAAAAGCTGGGATATGTCTCCGATGATCAGCTGGACAGATTCAAGAAAAACGGTGCCGTCTGCAATCTTATCCTTCGATTCCTTGACCAAAATGGAAATACAGAGCCTTTTGATGAATATAACCGCAAGATTGCAGGAATCTCGGCAGAAGCCTATAAAAATGTAGAACATAAGCTGCTGATCACAGGCGGGGCGGGAAACGCCGCTGCGGTAAAAAGCTGTATCAGGGGAAATTTTGCAAATATCCTGATTATGGATGTGGATTGTGCAAAGGCATTGCTTGTTGATTAA
- a CDS encoding HAD-IIB family hydrolase: MKDYKGIVFFDYDGTLIDEVDGIFQMPDSTKEALTKLRENGYAVCICTGRTKQFSEDVKEYFNGYVTGVGAYVEIDGEVIQSIEITESEIENLRQICAPRNIVLLMDGETQSYCDGMEQESYQFFKYVFDVKDHWVLPWDTKEKCRINKLTFFYDHDEDYDFLKAHLSSRFELAKHIRYHFTDATPVGVDKGSGIRTMMDALGIPIQSTYAFGDGDNDVSMIKTVGTGIVMGRHYKGLDPYAAFTTDTVAENGIYNGCKKLGLI, encoded by the coding sequence GTGAAAGATTATAAAGGAATTGTATTTTTTGATTACGACGGAACATTGATTGATGAAGTGGACGGTATTTTTCAGATGCCCGATTCCACAAAAGAAGCTTTAACAAAGCTGAGAGAAAACGGATACGCTGTCTGTATCTGTACAGGCAGAACAAAGCAATTTTCCGAAGATGTAAAAGAATACTTCAATGGTTATGTAACCGGAGTGGGTGCCTATGTAGAGATTGACGGAGAGGTCATTCAGAGCATAGAGATCACAGAATCTGAAATCGAGAATCTGAGGCAGATTTGTGCACCGAGAAATATCGTGCTTCTGATGGATGGAGAAACACAATCCTATTGCGACGGCATGGAGCAGGAAAGCTATCAGTTTTTTAAATATGTGTTTGATGTCAAAGACCATTGGGTGCTGCCGTGGGATACCAAAGAGAAATGCCGGATTAATAAACTGACCTTTTTTTATGATCATGATGAAGACTATGATTTCCTGAAAGCACACCTTTCCTCCCGGTTTGAATTGGCAAAACATATCCGGTATCATTTTACAGATGCCACACCGGTCGGGGTCGATAAAGGTTCCGGCATCCGTACCATGATGGATGCTTTAGGAATTCCAATTCAATCAACTTACGCATTCGGAGACGGTGATAACGATGTCTCCATGATAAAAACTGTGGGAACGGGAATTGTCATGGGACGTCACTACAAAGGATTGGATCCTTATGCGGCATTTACAACGGATACTGTTGCGGAAAATGGAATCTATAACGGCTGCAAAAAACTCGGTCTTATTTAG
- a CDS encoding PTS glucitol/sorbitol transporter subunit IIA, producing MVCIHFHHLPSLSSIEINFYSPVPQIPLKHNFNKITCSKDCEIIKYNYKVIQKLPEDGLPETITSKYIEKRYEIMKWNAVITETGSEVMGLLRASNQVDFRPNDRPTDLADYSVSYEGRPSEDLKKGDRIEIGSSSFRIVGLGANVNEKLQTRGTCTMNFSEKHTPATPDSIMLSGIGYPETCIKNGAKISVK from the coding sequence TTGGTATGTATCCATTTCCATCATCTCCCTTCTCTTTCTTCAATAGAAATTAATTTCTATTCTCCAGTTCCCCAAATCCCACTTAAGCATAATTTCAACAAAATCACTTGTTCTAAAGATTGTGAGATAATAAAATACAATTATAAAGTAATTCAAAAACTTCCGGAAGATGGATTACCTGAAACTATAACATCAAAGTATATAGAAAAGAGGTATGAAATTATGAAGTGGAATGCAGTCATAACAGAAACAGGTTCAGAAGTAATGGGATTATTAAGGGCTTCAAATCAGGTTGATTTCAGACCGAACGATAGACCCACTGATTTAGCAGATTATTCTGTGTCATATGAAGGCCGTCCGTCAGAAGATCTAAAAAAGGGTGACAGGATAGAAATTGGCAGCAGTTCATTCCGTATCGTAGGTCTCGGTGCAAATGTAAACGAAAAATTACAGACACGCGGTACCTGCACGATGAATTTTTCAGAAAAACACACACCGGCAACACCGGATTCTATCATGCTTTCAGGTATTGGATATCCCGAGACATGTATTAAAAACGGAGCAAAAATCAGCGTCAAATAA
- a CDS encoding InlB B-repeat-containing protein, with product MERKWLENPGGGISRIEELTPEEQVGSEAGTATEQSSTEEEKPKEIQASGKTAAAKKKTKGNLKKQLADNGQIFLDVSKGDVRITLSGATGGGLQQSESSLNPKGYWITGTTTSNNIEVSEGVKTDITLEDVSITIGKADTTTTKRDCINVSHADITLTLIGDNKLICNTGSSVTGFFVNTGNALTKDGMDGSLTLQCEHANEKGHKCDKSCGSLLAKGNPELWHVGAIGSTLRNMQKAKESGFANFTIRGGNIEALAGIHSPGIGSACLSENSSGVYISGGRVEVYGGGHAPGIGASNDGRSRETKNIEISGGDTVVIAVGDKETGMPGIGAASGNDYVSNVTAAPDFGYQGYIQDGISETEYTFADGTPFKEKTDIRVGQFYTMVYFGPFRDTNEIEKNTKDQIGANHVISKTGGKGFTKEQLKGLTKVTGKNENGIDFNTSDLTFTREDQIQAINAAKTSGKTGEFPLTFATPNGTETTVTIYLKADGTDSALMDPEQPEPTIGADDFCQDTGGEALSEEDVRKLASVQGKNSDGTTYPLDEFTADAGQLELINHAKTAGESGSFELTFTSPDGKKATVEVVLKTYDEITVNETTGEQIKGLDIIGKTGGKAFTKEQLIKLSDATALNGDGSAIAGTELVIPDEKQVKAINGAKTNGKTGDFPLTIETPGGTGITIRVYLRDSGTDETKNGEQRGSLGANDTAQLTGGIGFSEEEITKLCKAKGKNKYGNNAAVIVDKGQLGTINEIKKAGKTGDFPLTFSLEDGTKAEVTVTLTGNHTVIFDSNGGDYHPDDQIVAGGSPAAEPREPKKEGYVFEGWYYTDEDGGQKRWDFADPVNSSMTLKARWKKIPEAASGEEKDSTASQDRTGSENHDKDKWKYGEVKGNKETDKNRGADTAKTGEDGKLIWLLGCTAGSCIFGWKKKKAGLS from the coding sequence ATGGAGAGGAAATGGCTGGAAAATCCGGGGGGGGGTATTTCCAGAATTGAGGAGCTGACCCCGGAAGAGCAAGTGGGAAGCGAGGCCGGTACAGCCACAGAGCAAAGCAGTACAGAAGAGGAAAAACCGAAGGAAATCCAAGCTTCCGGTAAAACTGCCGCGGCTAAAAAGAAAACCAAAGGGAATCTTAAAAAGCAGCTGGCAGATAACGGACAGATCTTCCTTGATGTGAGCAAGGGAGATGTCCGTATTACATTAAGTGGAGCGACGGGAGGCGGACTTCAGCAAAGTGAATCAAGCTTGAATCCGAAGGGATACTGGATCACCGGGACTACGACCTCCAATAACATTGAAGTATCAGAAGGGGTAAAAACAGATATTACTCTGGAGGATGTAAGTATTACCATAGGTAAGGCAGATACAACAACAACGAAAAGAGACTGTATCAATGTATCTCATGCAGACATAACGTTGACCTTGATCGGGGATAACAAGCTAATATGCAATACGGGTTCATCTGTAACCGGGTTCTTTGTAAATACCGGAAATGCTCTGACAAAGGATGGGATGGACGGTAGTCTGACACTCCAGTGTGAACACGCAAATGAAAAAGGACATAAATGTGACAAGTCATGCGGTTCTCTGCTTGCTAAAGGGAATCCTGAATTATGGCATGTGGGAGCAATCGGAAGTACACTGCGGAATATGCAGAAAGCAAAAGAGAGCGGATTTGCCAATTTCACAATTCGGGGAGGCAATATTGAAGCCTTGGCAGGTATCCATTCTCCAGGCATCGGTTCTGCATGTCTTTCCGAGAATTCGAGCGGAGTCTATATTTCAGGCGGAAGAGTAGAAGTTTACGGAGGAGGACATGCTCCTGGAATTGGAGCGTCAAATGATGGAAGAAGCAGAGAAACAAAAAATATTGAGATCAGCGGAGGGGATACAGTCGTCATTGCGGTGGGTGACAAAGAAACCGGGATGCCGGGCATCGGAGCCGCAAGCGGAAATGATTATGTCTCCAATGTGACAGCAGCTCCGGACTTTGGATATCAGGGTTATATCCAGGATGGTATTTCCGAGACAGAATATACATTTGCGGACGGAACTCCATTTAAAGAAAAGACGGATATCCGGGTAGGACAATTTTACACGATGGTCTATTTCGGACCGTTCCGTGATACCAATGAAATAGAAAAGAATACGAAGGATCAGATTGGAGCTAACCACGTGATCAGTAAAACCGGGGGAAAAGGTTTTACGAAAGAACAGTTAAAAGGATTGACGAAGGTAACAGGGAAAAATGAAAATGGAATCGATTTTAATACATCAGATTTAACCTTTACCAGAGAAGATCAGATCCAGGCGATCAATGCGGCAAAGACTTCAGGAAAAACCGGAGAGTTTCCTCTGACCTTTGCAACACCAAATGGGACAGAGACGACGGTCACGATATATCTGAAAGCGGACGGGACTGATTCCGCTTTGATGGACCCGGAACAGCCTGAGCCAACGATCGGGGCAGACGATTTTTGTCAGGATACCGGCGGAGAAGCACTCAGTGAGGAGGATGTCAGGAAGCTTGCATCGGTGCAGGGAAAGAACTCTGATGGAACGACCTATCCGTTGGACGAGTTTACAGCAGATGCCGGTCAATTAGAATTGATCAATCATGCCAAGACAGCAGGAGAAAGCGGAAGTTTTGAACTGACCTTTACTTCTCCGGATGGAAAAAAAGCCACTGTGGAAGTAGTATTGAAAACTTATGATGAGATCACAGTTAATGAGACGACCGGAGAGCAGATCAAAGGACTGGATATCATTGGAAAGACCGGGGGAAAAGCCTTTACAAAAGAACAGCTGATAAAGCTTTCGGATGCCACGGCCCTAAATGGAGACGGTTCTGCCATTGCAGGAACAGAATTAGTAATTCCGGATGAGAAACAGGTCAAAGCAATCAATGGAGCCAAGACTAATGGGAAAACCGGAGATTTTCCGCTGACCATAGAGACGCCGGGCGGGACAGGAATTACGATCCGGGTGTATCTGAGAGACAGCGGAACGGATGAGACAAAAAATGGAGAGCAGCGAGGAAGTCTCGGCGCTAATGATACTGCACAGCTTACCGGAGGAATTGGCTTCAGTGAGGAGGAAATTACAAAACTTTGCAAAGCCAAAGGGAAAAATAAATACGGTAATAATGCAGCAGTGATCGTGGATAAAGGACAGCTGGGAACAATTAATGAGATCAAGAAAGCAGGAAAGACCGGAGACTTTCCACTTACCTTTTCTCTGGAGGACGGTACGAAAGCGGAGGTAACCGTTACTTTGACGGGAAATCACACAGTAATATTTGATTCAAACGGAGGAGATTATCACCCGGACGACCAGATTGTTGCAGGCGGCAGTCCTGCGGCAGAACCGAGAGAGCCGAAAAAAGAAGGGTATGTGTTTGAAGGCTGGTATTATACGGATGAAGACGGCGGGCAGAAGAGATGGGATTTTGCAGATCCGGTGAACAGCAGTATGACCCTGAAGGCCAGATGGAAAAAGATTCCCGAAGCTGCTTCAGGGGAGGAAAAGGATTCCACAGCAAGTCAAGACAGGACAGGATCAGAGAATCATGATAAGGACAAGTGGAAGTACGGCGAAGTTAAGGGAAATAAAGAGACAGACAAAAACAGAGGTGCGGATACAGCAAAGACAGGAGAGGACGGGAAACTGATTTGGCTCCTTGGTTGTACAGCAGGCAGTTGTATCTTTGGGTGGAAAAAGAAAAAAGCAGGTTTATCATAA
- a CDS encoding InlB B-repeat-containing protein, with the protein MKNPVKKAVQKKKLAQNGQTLLDVGQGDIRITEHGAEGGGLPENETALNPKGYWITGTTTQYNVIVEKDVTVDLTLDNVDISCDTKKMDCINVSHANVTITLRGKNQLLCNSGGNGNGLEGCALAKDGMDGSLTIQCESADKKGHKCNLSCGSLTAKGDPGITHAGSIGSTVRNTYGSGTTKEEMGFSNFTIEGGNIEASGGDHCPGIGCACVSEYYSSGYGYTKNIRISGGNVTATGTAYGSGIGSGYGSKVEGVYITGGTVMARGGYRAPGIGASDCGTYTQSTETVDLEISGGDTVVTAVGDQSTDMPGIGAALGLDYVKNANVIPKERYQGYIQDGESEDNYLFSNDTPFSEKSEIKVKKFFTMVYFGPYRDSNGIDQDTKEQLGANHVISKTGGDEFTQGQIKALTKVTGKQADGSTIPDSKILFDDPSQLEAVNQAKKEGKTGEYPLTFSTENGTKVTVTICLRSEGTDSAELDVQNPSSVIGANSFQSESGGPAFTEQEVKELGKLKGKDKDGNNIPFDDIKLSKEQLDQINDAKTANKNGSFTLTFETPDGKKAEITVTLTGGRDVTNVTESGDKIMANHVISSTGGKGFTEAQIKVLTGLAGSKDDGTPYTIDELSFSDAKQLEKINKAKTSGKTGDYPLSFQTPQGTEITVTVYLRKEGSDNAEYRPEAPSASIGANDTVQPTGGKAFTEDEIINLCGAKGKDKDGVDAQITVNKKQLDVINGAKAAGKTGSFELTFSMPDGTEVTVKVTLTGEHKVSFDSKGGSYTPDVQKVEGGKQAVKPKEPQKKGYTFEGWFYTDENGIETVWDFSTPVHQDMTLKARWKKAAEQLNVQEMGETSGDKKTKNKKDES; encoded by the coding sequence GTGAAAAATCCAGTCAAAAAAGCGGTACAGAAAAAGAAGCTTGCTCAGAACGGACAGACCCTTCTCGATGTAGGACAGGGAGATATCCGGATCACGGAACACGGAGCCGAGGGCGGAGGACTGCCGGAAAATGAGACAGCCCTGAACCCGAAGGGATACTGGATTACGGGAACAACGACTCAATATAATGTAATAGTGGAAAAGGATGTCACTGTTGATCTTACTTTAGACAATGTTGACATCTCTTGTGATACCAAAAAAATGGACTGCATCAACGTTTCCCATGCGAATGTCACGATAACACTTAGAGGGAAAAATCAGCTTTTGTGTAATTCCGGCGGAAACGGAAATGGTTTAGAGGGCTGCGCGCTGGCAAAAGACGGCATGGACGGCAGTCTGACGATACAGTGTGAATCGGCGGACAAAAAGGGGCATAAGTGCAACTTGTCCTGTGGATCGTTAACGGCCAAAGGGGACCCTGGAATAACGCATGCAGGATCTATTGGGAGTACAGTAAGAAATACTTATGGTTCGGGTACAACAAAAGAGGAGATGGGATTCTCTAACTTTACCATAGAGGGAGGGAATATAGAGGCTTCCGGCGGAGATCACTGTCCAGGCATCGGCTGTGCCTGTGTCAGTGAATATTACAGCAGCGGCTATGGATATACAAAGAATATCAGAATATCCGGAGGAAATGTTACTGCCACAGGAACTGCTTATGGTTCAGGCATTGGTTCTGGCTATGGAAGCAAGGTTGAGGGAGTTTATATTACCGGGGGAACTGTTATGGCCAGGGGAGGTTATCGGGCTCCGGGAATCGGGGCATCAGATTGTGGCACTTACACCCAATCCACAGAGACTGTGGATCTTGAGATCAGCGGTGGAGATACGGTGGTAACAGCAGTCGGTGACCAGTCTACGGATATGCCCGGAATCGGAGCTGCATTGGGACTGGACTACGTAAAGAATGCAAATGTTATTCCAAAAGAAAGGTATCAGGGTTATATTCAGGATGGAGAGTCAGAAGATAATTACTTATTTTCAAATGATACTCCATTTTCAGAAAAATCAGAGATTAAAGTTAAAAAGTTTTTCACAATGGTATATTTTGGTCCTTACCGGGATTCCAATGGAATCGACCAGGATACAAAAGAGCAGCTGGGAGCCAATCATGTGATCAGCAAAACGGGAGGCGATGAATTTACCCAGGGACAGATAAAAGCTTTAACTAAGGTGACCGGAAAGCAGGCAGACGGATCTACAATCCCTGACAGTAAGATCCTCTTTGATGATCCCAGCCAGCTGGAAGCGGTCAATCAGGCAAAAAAGGAAGGAAAGACCGGAGAATACCCGCTGACATTTTCCACAGAAAACGGCACGAAAGTGACGGTTACCATTTGTCTCCGGAGCGAGGGGACAGATTCAGCAGAATTGGATGTGCAGAATCCGTCTTCTGTGATCGGTGCAAACAGTTTCCAGTCAGAATCCGGAGGACCGGCTTTTACAGAGCAGGAGGTCAAAGAACTCGGTAAGCTGAAAGGGAAAGATAAGGACGGAAACAATATACCTTTTGATGACATAAAACTTTCCAAGGAGCAGCTGGATCAGATCAATGATGCCAAGACAGCCAATAAAAACGGGTCATTTACACTTACCTTTGAAACTCCGGATGGCAAAAAGGCAGAAATCACAGTCACTTTGACCGGAGGGCGTGACGTGACAAACGTGACAGAGAGCGGGGACAAGATCATGGCGAATCATGTGATCAGCAGCACAGGGGGAAAAGGTTTTACAGAAGCCCAGATAAAGGTTCTCACTGGCCTGGCAGGAAGCAAAGATGACGGCACGCCGTACACGATAGATGAACTGAGTTTTTCTGATGCTAAACAGTTGGAAAAGATCAATAAAGCTAAGACATCAGGCAAGACCGGAGACTACCCATTGTCTTTTCAGACACCCCAGGGGACAGAGATTACCGTTACGGTATATCTGAGAAAAGAGGGCAGTGATAATGCCGAATACCGTCCGGAAGCTCCTTCGGCATCCATCGGAGCAAATGACACGGTCCAGCCGACCGGAGGCAAAGCTTTTACCGAGGATGAGATCATAAACCTGTGCGGTGCAAAGGGAAAGGATAAAGATGGGGTCGATGCGCAGATCACTGTCAATAAAAAACAGCTGGATGTGATCAATGGAGCGAAAGCAGCAGGAAAAACAGGCAGTTTTGAGCTTACATTTTCTATGCCGGATGGTACAGAAGTAACGGTTAAGGTTACGCTGACAGGGGAACATAAGGTATCTTTTGATTCAAAGGGAGGAAGTTATACTCCGGATGTCCAGAAGGTAGAAGGAGGTAAACAGGCAGTCAAGCCGAAAGAGCCGCAGAAAAAAGGATATACTTTTGAGGGCTGGTTTTATACAGATGAAAATGGAATTGAGACTGTATGGGATTTCAGCACACCGGTACATCAGGATATGACATTGAAGGCCAGGTGGAAAAAAGCAGCGGAACAATTAAATGTACAGGAGATGGGGGAAACATCAGGAGACAAAAAAACGAAAAACAAAAAGGATGAAAGCTGA
- a CDS encoding type II toxin-antitoxin system HicA family toxin, with the protein MPSVEKIISDIICAEKNSNIKFRDLQRVLDVMGFRCRIKGDHFIYYKDGINEIINIQPKGNKAKPYQVKQIRNLILKYKLEV; encoded by the coding sequence ATGCCATCAGTAGAAAAAATAATTAGTGATATAATATGTGCTGAAAAAAACAGCAATATTAAGTTTAGAGATTTGCAAAGGGTGCTTGACGTTATGGGTTTTAGATGTAGAATAAAAGGAGACCACTTTATATATTATAAAGACGGAATTAATGAAATTATTAATATACAGCCAAAAGGAAATAAGGCAAAACCTTACCAAGTAAAGCAAATTAGAAACTTGATTCTGAAATATAAGTTGGAGGTATAG
- a CDS encoding type II toxin-antitoxin system HicB family antitoxin: protein MFKYEIIIYWSKDDDCYIAEVPELPGCMADGKTQEDALYNAQIVIKEWIETAKEMGREIPEPQGKLMYA, encoded by the coding sequence ATGTTTAAATATGAAATTATTATATACTGGAGTAAAGATGATGATTGTTATATAGCCGAAGTGCCGGAACTTCCCGGATGTATGGCTGATGGAAAAACACAGGAGGATGCACTGTACAATGCCCAGATCGTGATCAAAGAATGGATTGAAACGGCAAAAGAAATGGGCAGGGAAATTCCGGAGCCTCAGGGGAAACTGATGTATGCTTAG
- a CDS encoding ClC family H(+)/Cl(-) exchange transporter: MKTSKMENPHSLSISIVFDGLLVGIFAGCIAVIYRILLNHAESLLFRIIDFTKGNAFYIAGWFAVLIILGLIVGRLVKWDEMCSGSGIPQVQGEMKGYISQNWVSVLITKITGGTLSILGGLSLGREGPSVQLGAMAAKGLAKITGKSKTKERIMEVCGSGAGLAAAFNAPLAGIMFALEEIQKNFNSSMLVCVTAGALTSDFISKNVFGLSPVFEFQLKSALPLKYYGLLILLGIILGAAGALYNCVMLKGQDIYKKLSFLKPEYRTVIPFLVSGVLCYCLPSVLAGGHAMITRLESGHLLIGSMVLLLLGKFLFSAVSFGSGAPGGIFFPLLILGAYIGSIYGTSVTGLTGISQDYIINFIILAMAGFFTAIVRAPITGVILIAEMTGTFEHFLSLAVVSLTAYVIAHLLKSEPIYESLLGRILAKKGLKTTDAAEGKVLSSFVVGTTCLAVGKKIKDVAWPEHCLIVTISRGKEEIIAKGSTVVHSGDTLVVLVEEDYLGMVTESFQLICGEITAG, from the coding sequence ATGAAAACTTCAAAAATGGAAAATCCCCACTCTCTGTCCATCTCGATTGTATTCGACGGACTCCTGGTGGGGATATTTGCCGGCTGTATTGCCGTCATCTACCGTATTTTATTAAATCACGCGGAGTCTCTTTTATTCCGCATCATAGACTTTACAAAGGGAAACGCCTTCTATATTGCAGGCTGGTTTGCCGTTCTGATTATCCTGGGTCTGATCGTAGGAAGACTGGTCAAATGGGATGAAATGTGCTCCGGAAGCGGTATCCCCCAGGTACAGGGGGAGATGAAAGGATACATAAGTCAAAACTGGGTCAGCGTACTGATCACAAAGATCACAGGCGGCACTCTCTCGATCCTCGGCGGTCTGTCCCTTGGACGCGAGGGCCCCTCTGTCCAGCTGGGCGCTATGGCCGCCAAAGGACTTGCAAAGATCACAGGAAAGAGCAAGACAAAAGAAAGGATCATGGAAGTCTGCGGTTCCGGCGCGGGTCTGGCCGCTGCTTTTAACGCGCCTCTGGCAGGCATTATGTTTGCTCTGGAAGAAATTCAGAAGAACTTTAACAGTTCCATGCTGGTCTGTGTCACCGCCGGTGCCCTGACCTCGGATTTTATCTCTAAAAATGTATTCGGATTGTCTCCGGTGTTTGAGTTTCAGCTGAAATCTGCCCTTCCGCTTAAATACTACGGCCTTTTGATCCTGCTCGGGATCATCCTCGGCGCTGCCGGGGCCTTATACAACTGTGTCATGCTGAAGGGTCAGGATATTTACAAAAAACTTTCCTTCCTGAAACCGGAGTACAGGACCGTAATCCCGTTCCTAGTATCGGGTGTGCTGTGCTACTGCCTTCCTTCCGTACTCGCAGGAGGCCATGCCATGATTACACGCCTGGAGAGCGGCCATCTCCTGATCGGGTCTATGGTGCTTCTTCTCCTTGGAAAGTTTCTGTTTTCGGCAGTCAGCTTTGGCTCCGGAGCACCGGGAGGCATCTTCTTCCCTCTCCTGATCCTTGGTGCCTACATTGGTTCCATCTATGGAACCTCCGTCACAGGACTTACAGGCATCAGTCAGGATTACATCATCAACTTTATTATCCTTGCTATGGCCGGATTTTTCACTGCCATCGTCAGGGCCCCGATCACCGGCGTCATTCTGATTGCGGAAATGACAGGGACATTTGAACACTTTCTTTCCCTGGCCGTTGTGTCACTGACTGCCTATGTGATTGCCCATCTTCTGAAAAGCGAGCCGATCTACGAGAGTCTTCTGGGCCGCATTCTCGCAAAAAAGGGATTAAAAACAACGGATGCCGCAGAGGGTAAAGTACTCTCAAGTTTTGTTGTCGGAACAACCTGCCTTGCTGTAGGGAAAAAAATCAAAGATGTGGCCTGGCCGGAACACTGCCTGATCGTCACCATCAGCCGGGGCAAGGAAGAGATCATCGCCAAAGGAAGCACCGTGGTACACTCCGGCGATACGCTAGTTGTCCTGGTGGAGGAAGACTACCTGGGAATGGTGACGGAAAGCTTCCAGCTTATCTGCGGAGAGATTACGGCGGGATAG